In one window of Cydia fagiglandana chromosome 10, ilCydFagi1.1, whole genome shotgun sequence DNA:
- the LOC134668250 gene encoding organic cation transporter protein-like: MGFQQWKALLLATYAPVILFISYIIVLHESTRWQLLHGKAFEARKTYKTVAKINKLTLSNEDIDNISEDDLRSKFNVVSQKEKESFKEIINSKEIMIRVIVVSFCFFTCGLVYYGVAMQSIYLPGDKYVNFLLTSLASLPGDIIAYFTFPKFGRRSSLQCGFIFCAVFLLAQAFTPDAMIWLKLFLFLCGKIGAALCFTGIFTYSLELFPTSVRGSLAGFGNTFSRVGSTLSPFTLLFIDILPALPSILFAALATMSALLVQLTPETKTLPMFDTINQVEAYNSKMTTRL, translated from the exons ATGGGATTTCAACAATGGAAGGCATTATTACTAGCAACATACGCCCctgttatattatttatttcttacatAATTGTCCTGCACGAGAGTACCAGATGGCAGTTGTTGCATGGAAAGGCCTTTGAAGCaaggaaaacatataaaacagTTGCCAAGATTAATAAACTGACATTATCGAATGAAGATATAGATAATATCAGTGAAGACGATTTGCGATCAAAATTTAACGTAGTAtctcaaaaagaaaaagaaagttTTAAGGAGATCATCAATTCCAAAGAAATAATGATTCGTGTAATTGTTGTTTCGTTCTGTTTTTTCACATGTGGATTAGTATATTATGGCGTAGCTATGCAATCTATATATCTACCAGGAGATAAATACGTGAACTTCCTGTTGACTTCATTGGCATCGCTTCCCGGGGATATCATAGCATATTTTACCTTTCCAAAATTTGGTAGAAGAAGTTCTTTACAATGCGGCTTTATCTTTTGCGCTGTATTTTTACTAGCACAGGCGTTTACTCCAGATG cGATGATATGGCTGAAATTGTTTCTTTTTCTATGTGGGAAAATTGGAGCTGCATTATGTTTTACTGGAATCTTCACGTACAGCTTAGAATTGTTTCCTACCAGCGTGAGAGGATCTTTGGCTGGTTTTGGCAATACATTTTCAAGAGTCGGTAGTACTTTATCACCTTTCACTTTGTTATTT atagACATACTTCCTGCCCTGCCATCGATACTATTTGCTGCCTTGGCGACCATGTCTGCTTTATTAGTACAACTCACCCCAGAGACCAAAACATTACCTATGTTTGATACAATAAATCAAGTTGAGGCATACAACTCTAAAATGACTACAAGATTGTAA
- the LOC134667941 gene encoding histone-lysine N-trimethyltransferase SMYD5: MAGFEIKTCNSKKGKAMFSTKNYEPGDIILEEDPLVSCQFAWNAAYKYIACDHCMRPLETPEQNVRRLSANPDMVLPHPDCYDMCLDNITSCDQCGAYYCSESCRQQAYAKYHRTICYDPNDLQHPIVVLLEAWKPLHYPPETTSIMLLVRILAYIQQSSDPSLAVATIKQFCHRTMNEDEEIMHKLLGDQFVDQLNMLRELTANVVNGDAVQEFLTPDGFCSLMALVGTNGQGIGTSPLAMWVNSVVELTLSDDERRQLDLFLTRMYDKVQEESGSFLNTEGSGLFKLQSACNHNCAPNAESTFPYGNHRLQLKAIKPIRPGEEICISYLDECFLQRSRHSRQKELAQNYLFVCDCHRCLSESSQPECTSEEDMSEEDADD, from the exons ATGGCTGGCTTCGAAATAAAGACATGTAACAGTAAAAAG GGTAAAGCGATGTTTTCTACAAAGAATTACGAACCAGGTGATATAATTCTGGAGGAGGATCCTTTGGTATCATGCCAGTTCGCGTGGAACGCTGCATATAAATACATAGCATGTGATCATTGTATGAG GCCCTTAGAAACCCCCGAGCAAAATGTGAGGCGTCTCTCAGCCAACCCAGATATGGTGCTCCCACATCCAGATTGCTACGACATGTGTCTCGACAACATCACAAGTTGCGACCAGTGCGGAGCCTATTACTGCTCGGAGAGCTGCCGGCAGCAGGCATATGCGAAGTACCACAGGACAATATGCTATGACCCGAATGATTTGCAGCATCCTATTGTTGTGCTGTTGGAGGCTTGGAA GCCCCTCCACTACCCACCAGAAACAACCAGTATCATGCTCCTAGTCCGAATACTAGCCTACATCCAGCAGAGCTCAGACCCGAGTTTGGCCGTCGCCACGATCAAGCAGTTCTGCCACCGCACAATGAATGAAGATGAGGAGATCATGCACAAGTTACTTGGAGACCAGTTTGTGGATCAGCTTAATATGTTGAGGGAGCTTACGGCTAATGTTGTTAACGGGGATGCTGTGCAAGAG TTTCTCACTCCTGACGGCTTCTGCAGCTTAATGGCGCTTGTGGGGACAAACGGGCAAGGCATCGGCACCAGCCCCTTAGCCATGTGGGTCAACTCGGTGGTGGAACTGACCCTCTCCGACGACGAGAGGAGGCAGCTCGACCTGTTCCTCACCAGGATGTATGATAAAGTGCAGGAAG AATCCGGCTCCTTCCTAAACACCGAAGGCTCCGGACTCTTCAAGCTGCAAAGCGCCTGCAACCACAACTGCGCGCCCAACGCCGAGTCCACGTTCCCGTACGGCAACCATCGGCTACAACTTAAAGCTATCAAACCCATACGCCCTGGGGAAGAGATCTGTATCAGCTACTTGGACGAGTGCTTCTTGCAGAGGTCTAGGCATTCTAGACAGAAA GAGCTCGCCCAAAACTACCTATTTGTGTGCGACTGCCACCGCTGCCTCTCCGAGTCCTCCCAACCAGAGTGCACCAGCGAGGAGGACATGTCCGAAGAGGACGCGGACGACTGA